A part of Neodiprion pinetum isolate iyNeoPine1 chromosome 4, iyNeoPine1.2, whole genome shotgun sequence genomic DNA contains:
- the LOC124218197 gene encoding uncharacterized protein — translation MEGKNITRKELVNVNLLSLKCLMFCFFGGMGCLFPFLPLHMLATGLTYEEAKIVSIVSPIVAMIGPLVAGPLADKLAGRQGSNSRASTGKYLRVMIAVTCILGAIFYAALMAIPRVERLTIPQERNPQVKFSCDESGAIVFKDRCKLPATCYEWPEIKPGPIRLTNCDYQCKLINPEPRIQDDVTTLKPFTTDYVDEGESSGDLTVIPIEENEKDDRQSIYKRETIEPPHLCVKEDGLDVCHVYTTSSGSINIYATLQQARNPNEISERCAYPLSDQFSCRIPTVLRTKMLKFNKSCSIGCDLYEPYNMSDSVLAQVKCQQLIGNPDHTFWSYLVVRSIADVFPTTAVALLDAAVVIATRETSCGRGDVGRQLAFGSLGFAIFGPLTGYLTSLVEGAQPSFSIPIDIFAALMVISALIAVFANGMPLSPPEWWWHTRSGMLALPMSAIKRYGGETAALLFVLVIMGIFWSAMDTYLPWHLEQLNADVVLIGVCLTIGALPAVIFLWKSEHLVDYCGHSNLLITAFTIYIVRFTGLSLVSGDPWWSLASEVLELFTLGIMWVTAILYLRHLVPRHLTVTAQALPVIAHFCIGRCIGAVISAYVDVGQRNVDSLRFVYKCMAVAAAIIALKYFIWYHALIRPKCHAQSTQGPRQPPTIMEAMNGNGNYTPLRVYHNGRGRKGQFRY, via the exons GTATGGGCTGTCTCTTCCCTTTTCTACCACTTCACATGCTTGCCACAGGCCTGACCTACGAAGAGGCTAAAATAGTGTCAATTGTCTCGCCGATAGTGGCGATGATAGGCCCATTGGTGGCTGGTCCATTGGCAGACAAGTTGGCTGGTCGACAGGGGTCCAACAGCAGAGCATCGACAGGAAAATACCTTCGAGTAATGATAGCAGTGACTTGCATACTCGGTGCTATATTTTACGCTGCACTAATGGCGATACCCAGAGTCGAGAGGCTGACGATACCCCAGGAGAGAAATCCCCAGGTGAAATTTTCCTGCGACGAATCTGGGGCCATTGTATTCAAGGACAGATGCAAGCTCCCGGCAACCTGCTACGAATGGCCCGAAATAAAACCTGGACCCATTCGACTCACCAACTGCGACTACCAGTGCAAACTGATCAATCCCGAGCCCCGCATTCAAGACGACGTCACCACTTTGAAGCCCTTCACCACGGATTACGTCGACGAAGGCGAGAGCAGTGGCGACCTGACTGTCATTCCCAtcgaagagaatgaaaaagacGATCGG CAATCTATCTATAAGAGGGAAACGATTGAGCCACCGCACCTCTGCGTAAAGGAGGATGGACTTGACGTTTGCCACGTGTACACAACCTCCTCGGGCAGTATTAATATATACGCGACTCTTCAGCAGGCCAGAAATCCCAATGAGATATCCGAGCGATGCGCCTATCCTTTGAGCGATCAATTCTCTTGCAGGATACCCACGGTGCTGAGAACGAAGATGTTAAAATTTAACAAGAGCTGCAGCATAGGCTGTGATCTTTACGAGCCGTACAATATGTCAG ACAGTGTTTTGGCCCAGGTGAAATGTCAGCAGTTAATTGGCAACCCAGATCACACGTTTTGGAGTTATCTGGTAGTGCGATCCATCGCCGACGTGTTTCCAACTACTGCGGTAGCACTTCTGGACGCAGCTGTGGTCATTGCGACTCGCGAGACGTCCTGTGGCCGTGGTGACGTCGGCCGACAACTGGCCTTCGGATCCCTCGGCTTTGCCATATTTGGGCCATTGACAGGCTATTTGACGAGTCTGGTCGAAGGCGCTCAACCTTCCTTTTCAATACCTATCGACATATTTGCGGCACTGATGGTAATATCAGCTCTAATTGCTGTTTTTGCTAACGGCATGCCTCTCAGCCCTCCGGAATGGTGGTGGCACACCAGAAGCGGAATGCTTGCCTTGCCGATGAGCGCCATCAAGAGATACGGCGGCGAAACCGCAGCCTTGCTGTTCGTTCTGGTGATAATGGGGATATTCTGGAGCGCCATGGATACCTATCTACCCTG GCACCTCGAACAACTGAATGCTGACGTAGTATTGATCGGCGTTTGCCTGACCATCGGCGCTTTGCCAGCAGTGATTTTCCTCTGGAAATCTGAACACCTCGTTGATTACTGTGGACACAGCAATCTCTTGATTACAGCGTTTACTATTTACATCGTCAG ATTCACCGGATTGAGTCTAGTGTCTGGAGATCCATGGTGGTCCCTTGCCTCCGAGGTGTTGGAGCTGTTCACACTTGGAATAATGTGGGTGACAGCGATTCTTTATCTCAGACACTTggtgcctcgtcatctaaccGTCACGGCTCAAGCTTTGCCGGTGATTGCTCATTTTTGCATAG GTCGATGCATCGGGGCAGTTATAAGCGCGTACGTCGACGTCGGCCAAAGGAACGTTGACTCGCTTCGATTCGTCTACAAGTGCATGGCAGTTGCAGCTGCAATAATTGCCTTGAAATACTTTATCTGGTATCATGCATTGATAAGGCCGAAATGCCACGCGCAAAGCACTCAGGGACCTCGTCAGCCACCGACTATAATGGAAG CGATGAATGGAAACGGCAATTATACACCCTTGAGAGTATATCACAATGGCAGAGGCAGGAAAGGACAGTTTCGGTACTAG